The nucleotide window TTTTTCATCATTGCAACTTTATTTAAAAGTAATTTACTCAAAAGATTCTTTTTACTTTCCAGTTCATCTGTTAATTTATCTTTTTCAGGAATCAAGATTTCTGCTGCCTGAGTTGGTGTAGCCGCCCGTTTATCAGCGACTAAATCTGAAAGAAGATTATCAATTTCATGTCCTACCGCTGAAATTACAGGAATTTCCGATTTATAAATGGCTTCTATCACAGCTTCCTCGTTAAATGCCCACAAATCCTCAATACTTCCTCCGCCACGTCCAACAACAAGTGTATCTATTTTAAGCTGTTTCTCTTCGTTCATCCTATTAAAAAACTCAATCCCCGCTGAAACTTCCTGTGCTGCCCCTTCTCCTTGAACTTTTGCTGGATAAAGGTAAATATTCACATTTGGAAATCTTTTATGTGTCGTGTTTATAATATCTCTGATTGCAGCTCCTGTATCAGCTGTTACAACTCCAATATTTATCGGTAATTTAGGCAACTGTTCTTTTATTTCATCAGAAAAATATCCCTTTTCAAAATACATTTTTTTAAGCATTTCCATTTTTTCATAAAGCAGCCCTAGAGAATTGCTCTTTTCAAGAAAATCCGCCACAATCTGATAACTTCCATTCGCCTCATAAAGCGTAACGCTCCCACGAATTTTTACCGAATCTCCTTCCTTCAAGTCCTCAGGCACTCCTCTATACTTATAACGAAAAATAGCGCATTTTACGCTTGCACTTGCATCTTTTAACGTAAAATACAAATGTCCCGAACGATAATACGTAATATTAGAAAGCTCCCCTTCAATAAAAATGTTCTTAAAAGTATTTGTCCCCTCCAAAAACATTTTAACTTCCCTATTTATATCACTTACGGAAAATACTGTCTGTTCCATAATTTCCCTCATTTCTTGCATTTTTTGTTCTTTAATAATAACATATTTTAGTATATTTCTCAACTGATGAAAATGTTTTATAAAAAAATTTAGAGGGTATGAACATCATAATCTCATACCCGCTTTTTCTAGTTATTCTTCCTCAACCACAACTTCCACATCCTTTTTCCTGAATCCCATCCCAATTTTCACAATTTCCTTATAACCTTCATATTTTAACCCTGCAAAATAATTCCTGTCATTTATTTGCTTCAAGGCACTTTTTGCAGTTCTCTTCAAATTTCTGCTGTCTTTTGCCCTTGAATATTTAAATTCAAATATAAATGCTTTTTTATTTTTATCTTTTGGCTTTAATACCAAATCAGGAATTCCATCTCCACTTTCCACATTCGACTTTACAAAATAATTTTCTGACATTATGGAAACTAGTCCAATTACAAACAAATGATAAGAATTTTCTTCCTTCAAGTCCCTAAAACTTATCGCATTTTTTAAAAGTTCCCTTATTTCCAATCTAAATTTTTCATAATTTCCATTAATCAAATGCTCTTCAAGTCCATAAAATCTGTAATGTCCCCGATACGTTCTATACAAAAATCTTATTCTGAAAAAATCAAACAGTTCCTCATTTGGAATTTTCAAGTCGTAAACATTTCTTCCAAGTTTTTTTTCAACGGTTAAATATCCGCTATGCAAGAAAAATTGCCAAATATTCGCATGCCCGAAGTCATTCATAAAATAATCCCGTTCAATTTCATAATTTTTCCCATTTTCCCTAACTTCAAATCCGTAATTATTTTTATTCAAGTTCAAGGCATAATCTATATCCTGAAACGTCACAAAATCATAAATTTCCTTCCTTATGCTCTTATGGCTAAGCAACTCCTCCAGCTCAAAAATAATTTTCTCGTCTGAATTTTCCAAATAGTTCATAATTTCATCATTACTTGAAGTATTTACCCAATGTTCTTCAATCTTCTT belongs to Leptotrichia trevisanii DSM 22070 and includes:
- the xseA gene encoding exodeoxyribonuclease VII large subunit, whose translation is MEQTVFSVSDINREVKMFLEGTNTFKNIFIEGELSNITYYRSGHLYFTLKDASASVKCAIFRYKYRGVPEDLKEGDSVKIRGSVTLYEANGSYQIVADFLEKSNSLGLLYEKMEMLKKMYFEKGYFSDEIKEQLPKLPINIGVVTADTGAAIRDIINTTHKRFPNVNIYLYPAKVQGEGAAQEVSAGIEFFNRMNEEKQLKIDTLVVGRGGGSIEDLWAFNEEAVIEAIYKSEIPVISAVGHEIDNLLSDLVADKRAATPTQAAEILIPEKDKLTDELESKKNLLSKLLLNKVAMMKKELEYRKNNYYIKNFANILDNKKFELIEKEQKLSRELRIIVQKSREQLDYRKQRFDRINLQKIILSEKENLKKKSAELNQIMLEFFENRKNELKYKKVQLSKYSVSDILKQGYTITRKNGKIVKRGIELSREDKLEIEFLDVKKKVVVK